In Diaphorobacter ruginosibacter, the genomic stretch ATCGCAATATTGGTATTTCGGCGCACATCGACGCTGGCAAGACCACTACCACCGAGCGTATCCTGTTCTATACCGGCGTGACCCACAAGCTGGGCGAAGTGCACGACGGCGCTGCCACCACCGACTGGATGGAGCAGGAGCAAGAGCGCGGCATCACCATCACTTCCGCTGCAGTGACCTGCTTCTGGAAGGGCATGGACCTGTCGTACCCCGAGCACCGCTTCAACATCATCGACACCCCCGGCCACGTGGACTTCACGATCGAAGTGGAGCGTTCCATGCGCGTGCTGGACGGTGCCTGCATGGTGTACTGCGCCGTGGGCGGCGTGCAGCCACAGTCTGAAACTGTGTGGCGTCAGGCCAACAAGTACAAGGTGCCTCGTCTGGCCTTCGTGAACAAGATGGACCGTACCGGTGCCAACTTCTTCAAGGTCTACGACCAGATGCGTCTGCGCCTGAAGGCCAACCCCGTGCCCGTGGTGATCCCGATCGGTGCCGAAGACAACTTCAAGGGTGTGGTCGATCTGCTGAAGATGAAGGCCATCATCTGGGACGAAGCTTCCCAGGGCATGAAGTTCGAGTACCAGGACATCCCGGCCGAACTGCAGGCTGACGCCCAGAAGTGGCGCGAGAACATGGTGGAGGCTGCTGCCGAAGCCAGCGAAGAGCTGATGAACAAGTACCTGGAAGAGGGCGACCTCTCCGAGGAAGAGATCAAGAACGGTCTGCGCACTCGTACCATCTCGACCGAAATCCAGCCGATGCTGTGCGGTACCGCGTTCAAGAACAAGGGTGTGCAGCGCATGCTGGACGCCGTGATCGACTACCTGCCTTCGCCGGTGGACATCCCTGACGTGGCCGGCACCGATCCAGACGACGAAGAGAAGAAGCTGACCCGCAAGGCCGATGACAGCGAAAAGTTCTCGGCTCTGGCATTCAAGCTGATGACCGACCCGTTCGTGGGCCAGCTGACTTTCGTGCGCGTGTATTCGGGCGTCCTGAGCAAGGGCGACACCGTGTTCAACGCCGTGAAGGGCAAGAAGGAGCGTATCGGCCGTATCGTGCAGATGATGGCTAACGAGCGTATCGAAGTCGAAGAAATCCGCGCCGGCGACATCGCTGCCTGCGTGGGCCTGAAGGACGTGACGACCGGCGAAACGCTGTGCGACGTCGATCAGCCGATCGTGCTCGAGCGCATGGTGTTCCCTGAGCCCGTGATTGCACAGGCTGTGGAACCCAAGTCCAAGGCCGATCAGGAAAAGATGGGTATCGCTCTGTCGCGTCTGGCTGCAGAAGATCCGTCCTTCCGCGTGCGTACCGACGAAGAATCCGGTCAGACCATCATCGCCGGCATGGGCGAGCTGCACCTGGAAATCATCGTTGACCGCATGAAGCGCGAATTCAACGTGGAAGCCAACGTGGGCAAGCCACAAGTGGCGTACCGCGAAACCATCCGCAAGACGGTCACCGACGTGGACGGCAAGTTCGTTCGTCAGTCCGGCGGTAAGGGCCAGTACGGTCACGTGGTTCTGACGCTCGAGCCGCAGGAAGCTGGCAAGGGCTTCGAGTTCGTCGACGAAATCAAGGGTGGTGTGGTTCCTCGCGAATACATCCCTGCGGTGCAGAAGGGTGTGGAAGAGGCGCTCACGCAAGGCGTGCTGGCCGGCTACCCGGTGGTGGACGTCAAGGTTCGCCTGACCTTCGGTTCGTACCACGACGTGGACTCGAACGAAATGGCGTTCAAGATGGCCGCCATCTTCGGTTTCAAGGAAGGCGCCCGCAAGGCCAATCCGGTCATCCTTGAGCCAATGATGGCCGTGGAAGTGGAAACGCCGGAAGACTACGCCGGTACCGTGATGGGCGACCTGTCGTCGCGTCGCGGCATGGTGCAGGGCATGGAAGACATGGTCGGTGGCGGCAAGGCCATCAAGGCAGAAGTGCCGCTGTCGGAAATGTTCGGCTACGCAACGTCGCTGCGTTCGCAAACGCAAGGCCGCGCTACGTACACGATGGAGTTCAAGCAGTACGCTGAAGCTCCGAAGAACGTGGCTGAAGCCATCGTTGCTGCTCGCGCCAAGTAATCTGGCCTGAGCGCACACGAATGAATGTCCGGGGTGTCCCGGCATTCATTTCCAACCATCGCAAAGATTTTTGCAATCTGCGATCCGGTGCCGTCCTGTTGCTGCGTGCGGGGCGATCAAGCAATCGGGTGCAGACGTTAAACCTGAACACGCGCATTGCTCTTTTTGGAGAAAGAAATGGCAAAGGAAAAATTCGAACGGACCAAGCCGCACGTGAAC encodes the following:
- the fusA gene encoding elongation factor G, with the protein product MARKTPIERYRNIGISAHIDAGKTTTTERILFYTGVTHKLGEVHDGAATTDWMEQEQERGITITSAAVTCFWKGMDLSYPEHRFNIIDTPGHVDFTIEVERSMRVLDGACMVYCAVGGVQPQSETVWRQANKYKVPRLAFVNKMDRTGANFFKVYDQMRLRLKANPVPVVIPIGAEDNFKGVVDLLKMKAIIWDEASQGMKFEYQDIPAELQADAQKWRENMVEAAAEASEELMNKYLEEGDLSEEEIKNGLRTRTISTEIQPMLCGTAFKNKGVQRMLDAVIDYLPSPVDIPDVAGTDPDDEEKKLTRKADDSEKFSALAFKLMTDPFVGQLTFVRVYSGVLSKGDTVFNAVKGKKERIGRIVQMMANERIEVEEIRAGDIAACVGLKDVTTGETLCDVDQPIVLERMVFPEPVIAQAVEPKSKADQEKMGIALSRLAAEDPSFRVRTDEESGQTIIAGMGELHLEIIVDRMKREFNVEANVGKPQVAYRETIRKTVTDVDGKFVRQSGGKGQYGHVVLTLEPQEAGKGFEFVDEIKGGVVPREYIPAVQKGVEEALTQGVLAGYPVVDVKVRLTFGSYHDVDSNEMAFKMAAIFGFKEGARKANPVILEPMMAVEVETPEDYAGTVMGDLSSRRGMVQGMEDMVGGGKAIKAEVPLSEMFGYATSLRSQTQGRATYTMEFKQYAEAPKNVAEAIVAARAK